A region from the Salvia splendens isolate huo1 chromosome 15, SspV2, whole genome shotgun sequence genome encodes:
- the LOC121767468 gene encoding 40S ribosomal protein S15a-5-like yields MGRRILNDSLRTIVNAEKRGFASAELKPISNVVASFLQIMKYRGYVKDFQVHDPHRVGRITVQLQGRVNDCRALTYRQDIKAQYMETYKTRMLPTRQWGYVVVTTPNGVLDHEEAIRQNVGGQVIGYFY; encoded by the exons ATGGGAAGAAGAATACTGAACGATTCGTTGAGAACAATTGTCAATGCTGAAAAGCGGGGATTCGCTTCGGCTGAGCTCAAGCCCATCTCTAATGTCGTCGCCTCTTTCCTCCAAATCATGAAATACAGAG GTTATGTTAAGGATTTTCAAGTTCATGATCCACATAGGGTGGGGAGGATAACGGTGCAGCTGCAGGGGAGGGTGAACGATTGTCGGGCTCTTACTTATAGACAAGACATTAAGGCTCAGTATATGGAGACCTACAAAACTCGCATGCTTCCAACGCGCCAG TGGGGCTATGTAGTGGTCACAACGCCAAACGGAGTTCTGGATCATGAGGAGGCTATTCGGCAAAATGTTGGTGGCCAAGTGATTGGATACTTTTACTGA